From the Manis pentadactyla isolate mManPen7 chromosome 7, mManPen7.hap1, whole genome shotgun sequence genome, one window contains:
- the LOC130684373 gene encoding protein FAM72A-like isoform X1, with amino-acid sequence MSTSNCSFKDPCVSILRCKFCKQVLSSRGMKAVLLADTEIDLFSTDIPPTNVVDFIGRNYFTEICKCKLKDIACLKCGNTVGYHVIVPCCSCLLSCNNGHFWMFHSQSVFGINRLDSTGVNFLLWGNLPEIEENPDEDLSVIPMEECIR; translated from the coding sequence ATGTCTACCAGCAACTGTAGTTTCAAGGACCCGTGCGTGTCCATCCTGCGTTGCAAATTCTGTAAACAAGTGCTCAGCTCAAGGGGAATGAAGGCTGTTTTGCTGGCTGATACTGAAATAGACCTTTTCTCTACAGACATCCCTCCTACCAATGTGGTGGACTTCATTGGAAGAAACTATTTCACTGAAATCTGCAAATGCAAACTGAAGGACATTGCATGTTTGAAATGTGGGAACACTGTAGGTTATCATGTCATTGTCCCATGTTGTTCCTGCCTTCTTTCCTGCAACAATGGACATTTCTGGATGTTTCACAGCCAGTCAGTTTTTGGTATTAACAGACTAGATTCTACAGGTGTAAATTTCCTACTCTGGGGCAATTTGCCAGAGATAGAAGAGAATCCAGATGAAGACTTGTCAGTCATCCCAATGGAGGAGTGCATTAGATGA
- the LOC130684373 gene encoding protein FAM72A-like isoform X2, with translation MSTSNCSFKDPCVSFIGRNYFTEICKCKLKDIACLKCGNTVGYHVIVPCCSCLLSCNNGHFWMFHSQSVFGINRLDSTGVNFLLWGNLPEIEENPDEDLSVIPMEECIR, from the exons ATGTCTACCAGCAACTGTAGTTTCAAGGACCCGTGCGTGTCC TTCATTGGAAGAAACTATTTCACTGAAATCTGCAAATGCAAACTGAAGGACATTGCATGTTTGAAATGTGGGAACACTGTAGGTTATCATGTCATTGTCCCATGTTGTTCCTGCCTTCTTTCCTGCAACAATGGACATTTCTGGATGTTTCACAGCCAGTCAGTTTTTGGTATTAACAGACTAGATTCTACAGGTGTAAATTTCCTACTCTGGGGCAATTTGCCAGAGATAGAAGAGAATCCAGATGAAGACTTGTCAGTCATCCCAATGGAGGAGTGCATTAGATGA
- the LOC130684373 gene encoding protein FAM72A-like isoform X3: protein MSTSNCSFKDPCVSILRCKFCKQVLSSRGMKAVLLADTEIDLFSTDIPPTNVVDFIGRNYFTEICKCKLKDIACLKWCKFPTLGQFARDRRESR from the exons ATGTCTACCAGCAACTGTAGTTTCAAGGACCCGTGCGTGTCCATCCTGCGTTGCAAATTCTGTAAACAAGTGCTCAGCTCAAGGGGAATGAAGGCTGTTTTGCTGGCTGATACTGAAATAGACCTTTTCTCTACAGACATCCCTCCTACCAATGTGGTGGACTTCATTGGAAGAAACTATTTCACTGAAATCTGCAAATGCAAACTGAAGGACATTGCATGTTTGAAAT GGTGTAAATTTCCTACTCTGGGGCAATTTGCCAGAGATAGAAGAGAATCCAGATGA